The Drosophila biarmipes strain raj3 chromosome 2L, RU_DBia_V1.1, whole genome shotgun sequence genome has a window encoding:
- the LOC108033141 gene encoding mucin-5AC isoform X5 produces the protein MEYLTGRLSILWLLGLSLLLFKTGSTEAQSKRASRVTSSRSFGTNVKPSSSNGINFDCPEEFGYYPHPSDCTQYYVCVFGGALLESCTGGLMYSHELQTCDWPRNVGCELVDTSSERGPARSQGQSQTHTQAQHVPSRVRFGAAFSSPGGTQKAPTVAPQYHRSPPQVIQAQVQHIPPPPPELRVPPNPVITSRGQPKPLIESQEDIAKLYADAQETLPPVEEEESDRQQRVYRGQPSTVSQVQRDRDGILHQASINAIPQTGKIGSYAFGTAYRVESSSPSSLGAPPPANVFVQPTPQAQSPQLEPNRNYYNASIFNNGGGYQPPQQQQQQQQQQQLQPTPFQQAQPQQHEQQPQASPHPYDSSYYSVYDDDIDLYRDIEYQQQQQQDHQQQQPSAPQYQPTVRQQQPHSTYRPLELSATPTPPQKSSYSNQQTLPYTSDYDEDINAQIEQENLYDQPTRSPQRAEQVAIQRLDTRPNSSTALSPKTPATQSDVLTYYDTVTTAYAPEHGPADYSYSSSAEYAYGSVEDYDQSERTLTRAKSTARTQTDDYDLIANVVGPSDKSTMAQPTRTQNTKSTSALSRNPSKSSITNTQILEVTKSTTTTTTTTTTSTTPFPSTTTTKLASSKAHAIKPYKQHVPNQSKTTTQASSTPTTTTSSSTPPPNPSTYSSNPFLKSKLQNLAKSLAHFVSKSQTKGNTTGFRQVQNLTSFDHQPTIPAPVPDQVSAQTFSPVPLPSSTQGSLVENHVETVFDESRNVHVQTAEPPRSRSFETSTSAKFLDFINAAAYGTSPRGNLLNAVPDKFVDRDFRYRERDYSYESSSRGPETQRKRIQTYITSDVAPQSFKVPANGEVRPQPEGMDSASTTRPNKPIKHSLQSGSHGFSLRVEQNESESHVSEPIFAEKKSVPTTTTTKSPTTLADLSQEFVDIIPTTYAPPLRIWRNGRPTIQQAYYRPTTTSSSTSTSASTSTSAPTSSNDNAESSNTIRTTTTPRALVPPSTERYVVPGQTYTARANYFKENLNRVTANPATRFVSPYKSLENLLQEDRQHQYHQLRTTARPRFTNAPAFPPFLQTTLKPAKNVFMTTPIRNTSQDVLATMATGNARNFSVSDAILSTFSPQRPAPSMLRTTTMATTTTTSTEPLPPEMTTTAAPTTASAVIASSPIRVSQSPMRPRGRSRYTAATLNSVGDSVDEPTTYAPKLRLPAGYDAGQFPKRKPQRVRVISSQRTSFGEPTARPHEKYEVYKAALQAKDSANTSQSDVSKSLKHKPIENEASVLDEPRAEALISQPLEARQQNSLEEGGTAIAFSSTEHVVAITDRPTVKFLYSNKYRQQTAERTLAESLQNAGYIASANGPAQKFRSANVIEQLRQFLAGSDSNSNSDESGTSQFVDEYSLPEIKAAVDEIKQLYLPTDRPSTTTPRPTITPIVSPPSLRPSTATVNASVRQVANQSKDYSFPSTLKALSTDSTLTARDLQSTPDASTSRTPRDPPFNPTPAPNISTATATPSPFAPHTARASRVNNVIKSSIAAAALGPSTSTHQPPVSAGKAHKIQFGFAPNNKNHQVSSNHKGAAASASVKCSDSTLNAKCNEIPLRNNNRNRGNAMYANQDRDVLSTPNRGTHPPRTRPTLKPSGTIVSKAQEFVDIYRYPPTRPDPIYPQPTPDKTAAKCRKDVCLLPDCYCGGKDIPGDLPVESIPQIVLLTFDDSVNDLNKQLYTDLFEKGRVNPNGCPITATFYVSHEWTDYSQVQNLYADGHEMASHTVSHSFGEQFSQKKWTREIAGQREILAAYGGVKLSDVRGMRAPFLSVGGNKMYKMLYDSNFTYDSSMPVYENRPPSWPYTLDYKIFHDCMIPPCPTRSYPGVWQVPMVMWQDLNGGRCSMGDACSNPSDADGVTKMIMKNFERHYTTNRAPFGLFYHAAWFTQPHHKEGFIKFLDAINAMQDVWIITNWQALQWVRDPTPTSRINSFQPFQCDYSDRPKRCNNPKVCNLWHKSGVRYMKTCQPCPDIYPWTGKSGIRSSRIDNEVEEPAA, from the exons GATCCACAGAGGCACAGAGCAAACGAGCCTCACGCGTCACCAGCTCCCGTAGCTTTGGCACCAACGTTAAGCCCTCAAGCTCCAATGGCATTAACTTCGACTGCCCCGAGGAGTTCGGTTATTACCCGCACCCCTCGGACTGCACTCAATACTACGTGTGCGTCTTCGGAGGAGCGCTGCTTGAGAGCTGCACTGGCGGCCTCATGTACTCGCACGAGCTGCAGACCTGCGATTGGCCCAGGAACGTGGGCTGCGAGTTAGTGGACACATCCTCGGAGCGCGGCCCCGCACGTAGCCAGGGCCAGAGCCAAACGCACACCCAGGCGCAGCATGTACCCAGTAGAGTCCGTTTTGGAGCCGCTTTCAGCAGCCCTGGTGGCACGCAGAAGGCGCCCACTGTGGCCCCACAGTACCACCGCTCTCCGCCACAGGTCATCCAGGCCCAGGTGCAACACATACCTCCTCCGCCACCTGAGCTGCGAGTGCCACCCAACCCGGTGATCACGTCCCGGGGTCAACCAAAACCATTGATCGAGTCCCAGGAGGACATTGCGAAG TTGTATGCCGATGCGCAGGAGACATTGCCGCCTGTTGAAGAAGAGGAGTCCGATCGTCAGCAGAGAGTGTACCGTGGCCAACCCAGTACCGTCAGTCAAGTGCAGCGCGATCGCGATGGTATTCTTCACCAGGCCAGTATCAATGCCATTCCCCAAACTGGCAAAATCGGATCATACGCTTTTGGAACGGCCTACAG AGTTGAGTCATCCTCCCCGTCATCGCTAGGGGCGCCGCCACCCGCTAATGTATTTGTACAGCCCACGCCACAAGCTCAATCGCCACAGTTAGAACCCAATCGTAACTACTACAATGCATCCATATTTAATAATGGGGGCGGCTACCAAccaccgcagcagcaacagcagcagcaacaacaacaacaactacagccAACACCATTCCAACAAGCGCAACCGCAACAACATGAGCAGCAGCCACAAGCCTCACCACATCCCTATGATTCATCCTATTATTCTGTTTACGACGACGATATCGATTTGTATAGGGATATAGAgtaccaacagcagcagcaacaggaccatcagcagcagcagccatcTGCCCCCCAGTACCAACCAACAGTGCGCCAACAGCAGCCGCACTCAACCTACCGCCCCTTAGAGCTCTCTGCTACACCGACACCCCCTCAGAAGTCCTCTTATAGCAACCAGCAGACTTTGCCCTACACCTCGGACTACGATGAAGACATTAATGCGCAG ATCGAGCAGGAAAATTTGTACGATCAGCCCACACGTTCACCCCAGAG GGCGGAACAGGTGGCCATACAAAGGCTGGATACGCGGCCCAATTCTTCGACAGCCCTGTCCCCAAAGACGCCCGCCACCCAATCGGATGTTCTCACCTACTATGACACTGTGACCACCGCCTACGCTCCGGAACATGGGCCAGCCGACTACAGCTACTCCAGTTCCGCAGAGTATGCTTACGGGTCGGTAGAGGACTACGACCAGAGCGAGCGCACACTGACTCGAGCCAAGTCCACTGCCCGCACCCAAACGGATGACTATGATCTGATCGCCAATGTTGTGGGTCCGTCAGACAAGAGCACAATGGCGCAACCAACACGAACCCAGAACACAAAATCAACTTCGGCACTTAGCAGGAACCCTTCCAAGAGTTCCATCACCAACACACAAATTCTTGAGGTCACAAAGTCCACtacaacaacgacaacaacaacaactacatcCACGACACCATTTCCatcgacaacaacaacaaaactaGCAAG CTCGAAAGCGCATGCAATTAAGCCTTACAAACAACATGTTCCCAACCAATCAAAGACTACTACACAAGCTTCCAGTACCCCAACCACCACCACGTCCAGCTCCACACCTCCCCCGAATCCCTCAACTTATAGTTCAAATCCCTTCCTTAAATCGAAACTCCAAAATCTGGCCAAGTCGTTGGCACACTTTGTCTCGAAAAGCCAGACCAAAGGCAATACCACTGGCTTCCGTCAAGTCCAAAACCTGACGAGTTTTGATCACCAACCCACAATTCCAGCACCAGTCCCAGACCAAGTTTCCGCCCAAACATTTTCCCCAGTCCCCCTGCCTTCGTCCACGCAAGGGTCCCTGGTTGAGAATCACGTTGAGACTGTCTTTGATGAGAGTCGGAATGTTCATGTTCAGACGGCTGAACCGCCGAGGAGTCGCTCTTTTGAAACCAGTACGTCGGCGAAATTCCTAGACTTTATCAATGCCGCCGCTTATGGTACCAGTCCCCGTGGCAACCTGCTGAATGCAGTGCCAGATAAATTTGTGGACAGGGATTTTCGCTATCGAGAGAGAGATTATTCATACGAGTCAAGCTCAAGGGGACCAGAAACACAGCGCAAACGTATTCAGACCTACATCACTTCCGATGTGGCGCCTCAGAGTTTCAAAGTTCCAGCAAATGGTGAAGTGCGACCTCAGCCGGAAGGAATGGATAGCGCGAGTACAACGCGACCCAATAAGCCCATAAAACACAGTCTTCAAAGTGGATCACATGGTTTTAGTTTGCGTGTGGAACAGAATGAAAGCGAAAGTCACGTGTCTGAGCCAATTTTTGCGGAGAAAAAGAGTGTgccaaccacaacaacaaccaagAGCCCAACAACACTGGCGGACTTATCTCAGGAATTTGTGGACATCATACCCACGACTTACGCTCCACCTCTTCGCATTTGGCGTAACGGAAGACCCACCATTCAACAGGCATATTACAGGCCAACCACCACCAGTTCTAGCACAAGTACTAGTGCCAGTACAAGCACCTCTGCTCCTACCAGCTCAAATGACAACGCTGAGTCCAGCAACACAATTAGGACTACTACAACACCAAGAGCTCTTGTCCCGCCCAGCACCGAACGGTATGTTGTACCTGGACAAACGTACACGGCCCGAGCAAATTACTTCAAAGAGAACCTAAATCGCGTTACTGCCAACCCGGCAACGCGCTTTGTCTCCCCGTACAAAAGTCTAGAAAACTTGCTACAGGAAGATCGCCAACACCAGTACCACCAACTGCGGACGACAGCCAGGCCCCGCTTCACAAATGCACCTGCTTTTCCGCCCTTCCTCCAGACCACTTTAAAGCCGGCAAAGAACGTTTTTATGACCACGCCTATTAGAAACACCAGCCAAGATGTTTTGGCCACAATGGCGACAGGAAACGCACGCAACTTTAGTGTTAGCGACGCAATACTCAGCACATTTAGTCCCCAGCGACCCGCGCCGAGTATGCTGCGAACTACCACTatggcaacaacaactactACCAGCACGGAACCACTTCCGCCGGAAATGACCACTACTGCAGCGCCTACGACCGCATCAGCCGTGATCGCTTCTTCGCCCATCCGTGTATCACAGTCCCCAATGCGTCCCCGTGGCCGCTCTCGCTATACGGCGGCCACTCTAAACAGTGTCGGGGACAGCGTGGACGAGCCCACGACGTATGCACCCAAGTTAAGGTTGCCTGCCGGCTATGATGCTGGCCAGTTTCCGAAACGCAAGCCTCAACGAGTGCGAGTGATTAGTAGCCAGAGGACTTCCTTTGGGGAGCCAACAGCTAGGCCCCACGAAAAGTATGAGGTCTACAAAGCTGCGTTGCAGGCCAAGGATTCAGCTAACACCTCCCAAAGTGATGTGAGCAAGTCGCTAAAGCACAAGCCAATCGAAAATGAAGCCAGCGTTTTAGATGAGCCACGGGCCGAGGCGTTGATCAGCCAGCCGTTGGAGGCCAGGCAACAAAACAGCTTAGAGGAGGGTGGAACTGCGATAGCCTTTAGCTCCACCGAACATGTGGTGGCAATAACAGACCGTCCGACTGTTAAGTTTCTTTACTCTAACAAATATCGTCAGCAAACGGCGGAACGCACTTTGGCAGAAAGTCTGCAGAACGCCGGGTACATAGCATCAGCTAACGGGCCGGCACAGAAGTTTCGATCCGCCAACGTTATTGAGCAGCTGAGGCAGTTCCTAGCTGGTAGTGATAGTAACAGCAACAGCGATGAGAGCGGCACCTCCCAATTCGTTGACGAGTATTCATTGCCCGAGATAAAGGCCGCAGTCGATGAGATCAAGCAACTTTACCTGCCCACTGATCGACCTAGCACGACGACGCCACGTCCTACCATTACGCCGATTGTTTCTCCACCTTCACTCCGACCTTCTACGGCAACCGTAAACGCGTCAGTCCGTCAAGTTGCAAATCAATCCAAAGATTACTCCTTTCCCTCCACATTAAAAGCCTTAAGCACCGATTCCACTCTAACTGCCAGGGACCTCCAAAGCACCCCCGACGCTAGCACCTCTAGAACGCCGAGAGACCCACCTTTTAACCCGACCCCCGCCCCCAATATTTCCACCGCTACAGCAACACCCTCTCCATTTGCACCGCACACTGCGCGCGCTTCGAGGGTTAACAATGTCATAAAGTCGTCgattgctgccgctgccctaGGCCCTAGCACCTCAACACATCAGCCACCAGTGTCAGCGGGTAAAGCCCACAAGATCCAATTCGGCTTCGCTCCCAACAATAAAAACCACCAAGTTAGCAGCAACCATAAGGGCGCCGCAGCTTCAGCCTCGGTGAAGTGCTCCGACAGCACACTAAACGCCAAATGCAACGAGATTCCTTTAAG AAACAACAATAGAAACCGGGGAAATGCGATGTACGCCAATCAGGATCGGGACGTACTCTCTACGCCAAATCGTGGAACTCACCCACC ACGAACACGACCCACACTCAAGCCATCGGGCACGATCGTATCAAAGGCGCAAGAGTTTGTCGATATATACCGGTACCCACCGACTCGCCCCGACCCCATATACCCACAGCCCACGCCCGATAAAACGGCAGCCAAGTGCCGGAAGGACGTATGCCTGTTACCAGACTGTTATTGCGGCGGCAAGGATATTCCTG GCGATCTACCCGTTGAAAGCATACCTCAGATCGTTCTATTGACTTTTGATGATTCGGTGAATGACCTAAACAAGCAGTTGTACACGGACCTCTTCGAGAAAGGTCGCGTCAATCCCAACGGCTGCCCAATAACAGCCACTTTTTACGTCTCCCACGAATGGACTGATTACAGTCAGGTTCAGAATCTTTACGCCGATGGACATGAAATGGCCTCGCATACAGTTTC CCACAGCTTTGGCGAGCAGTTCTCGCAAAAAAAGTGGACCCGTGAAATTGCCGGACAGCGGGAGATACTTGCTGCTTACGGCGGTGTCAAGCTATCGGATGTACGAGGCATGCGCGCACCTTTCCTCTCGGTCGGCGGTaacaaaatgtacaaaatgCTATACGACTCAAACTTCACCTACGACTCCTCCATGCCTGTCTACGAGAACCGACCACCTTCCTGGCCCTACACCCTGGATTACAAGATATTCCACGACTGTATGATTCCGCCCTGCCCAACCCGCTCTTACCCTGGGGTATGGCAAGTTCCTATGGTCATGTGGCAGGATCTAAACGGAGGCCGCTGCTCGATGGGCGACGCATGTTCGAACCCGAGCGATGCGGATGGAGTAACCAAGATGATTATGAAGAACTTTGAACGTCATTATACCACGAACAG agCACCTTTCGGACTTTTCTATCACGCTGCGTGGTTTACCCAGCCACACCACAAGGAGGGATTCATTAAATTCCTCGACGCCATCAATGCCATGCAGGACGTGTGGATCATAACCAACTGGCAGGCGCTGCAATGGGTCAGAGACCCCACACCAACATCTCGCATTAATTCATTCCAGCCCTTCCAGTGCGACTATTCG GATCGGCCCAAACGCTGCAACAACCCGAAAGTATGTAACTTGTGGCACAAGTCCGGCGTCCGTTATATGAAAACATGTCAGCCATGCCCTGACATTTACCCCTGGACTGGAAAATCAGGAATACGATCTTCACGTATCGATAATGAAGTTGAAGAACCGGCGGCGTAA